From Struthio camelus isolate bStrCam1 chromosome 21, bStrCam1.hap1, whole genome shotgun sequence, one genomic window encodes:
- the ALDH4A1 gene encoding delta-1-pyrroline-5-carboxylate dehydrogenase, mitochondrial, with product MWRALRGAGLRWRHRCTVEVTNEPVLEFKPGSPERAALQKALGELKDKTEAVPCVVGGEEVWTAAVRYQLSPFNHSHKVAKFCYADKDLINKAINAALAARQQWDLKPVQDRAQIFLKAADLLSGPRRAEVLAKTIIGQGKTVIQAEIDAAAELIDFFRFNAKYAVELESSQPLSVDHSTNSMVYRGLEGFVAAVSPFNFTAIGGNLAGAPALMGNVVLWKPSDGAVLSSYAVYRVLLEAGLPPDVVQFVPADGPAFGDAVTGSEHFCGLNFTGSVPTFKRLWKQVSENLDRYRNFPRLAGECGGKNFHLVHSSADVSSVVNGTLRSAFEYGGQKCSACSRLYAPDSLWPQIKEKLLEEHRKIKVGDPAQDFGTFFSAVIDDKSFARIKKWIEHAKTSSNLTILAGGGCDDAVGYFVEPCIVESKDPKDPIMREEIFGPVLAVYVYPEKRYEDVLELVDTTTPYGLTGAVFARQKSAIQEARKRLRNAAGNFYINDKSTGAVVAQQPFGGSRISGTNDKPGGPHYVLRWTSPQAVKETRVALADWRYACMQ from the exons Atgtggcgggcgctgcgcggcgccgg GCTGAGGTGGCGGCACCGCTGCACCGTCGAGGTGACCAACGAGCCCGTCCTGGAATTTAAGCCGGGGAGCCCCGAGCGAGCCGCTCTTCAGAAG GCGCTGGGCGAGCTCAAGGACAAGACGGAAGCCGTCCCGTGCGTGGTCGGGGGAGAAGAGGTGTGGACGGCCGCTGTGCGGTACCAGCTGTCG ccGTTCAATCATTCGCACAAGGTGGCCAAGTTCTGCTACGCCGACAAG GACCTCATTAACAAAGCCATTAACGCTGCCTTGGCGGCCAGGCAGCAATGGGACCTGAAGCCTGTGCAGGACCGGGCGCAGATCTTCCTCAAGGCGGCCGACCTGCTGAGCGGCCCGCGGCGAGCAGAAGTGCTGGCCAAAACCATCATCGGGCAG GGTAAAACCGTCATCCAGGCGGAGATCGACGCAGCCGCCGAGCTGATAGACTTCTTCCGCTTCAACGCCAAGTACGCAGTggagctggagagcagccagCCGCTCAGCGTGGACCACAGCACCAACAGCATGGTCTACCGGGGGCTGGAG GGTTTCGTGGCAGCCGTCTCTCCCTTCAACTTCACAGCGATCGGCGGGAACCTGGCAGGGGCTCCGGCTTTGATG gGCAACGTGGTGCTGTGGAAGCCCAGCGACGGGGCCGTGCTGTCCAGCTACGCCGTGTACCGGGTGCTCCtcgaggccgggctgcctcccgaCGTGGTTCAGTTCGTGCCGGCTGACGGGCCCGCCTTTGGGGACGCCGTCACCGGCTCCGAGCACTTCTGCGGCCTCAACTTCACGGGCAGCGTGCC gaCTTTCAAGCGCCTCTGGAAGCAGGTGTCTGAAAACCTGGACCGGTACCGCAATTTCCCCCGTCTGGCTGGAG AGTGCGGCGGCAAGAACTTCCACCTGGTGCACAGCTCGGCCGACGTGTCCAGCGTGGTGAACGGGACCCTGCGCTCGGCCTTCGAGTACGGCGGCCAGAAATGCTCCGCTTGCTCCCGCCTCTACGCCCCGGACTCGCTGTGGCCCCAGATCAAAGAGAAGCTGCTGGAGGAGCACAGGAAGATCAAAGTGGGAGAC CCTGCCCAGGACTTCGGGACGTTTTTCTCCGCGGTGATTGACGACAAG tcttttgcacGTATCAAGAAATGGATCGAGCATGCCAAGACGTCCTCCAATCTCACCATCCTGGCAGGAGGCGGCTGCGACGACGCCGTCGGGTATTTCGTCGAGCCGTGCATTGTGGAGAGCAAAGACCCAAAGGATCCTATCATGAGAGAG GAGATCTTCGGCCCCGTCCTCGCCGTGTACGTCTACCCGGAGAAGCGGTACGAGGACGTCTTGGAGCTGGTGGACACCACGACGCCCTACGGCCTCACGGGGGCGGTCTTCGCCCGGCAGAA gAGCGCCATCCAGGAAGCGAGGAAGCGCCTGCGAAACGCCGCTGGCAACTTCTACATCAACGATAAGTCGACGGGCGCTGTTGTGGCCCAGCAGCCCTTCGGCGGCTCCCGCATCTCGG GGACCAACGACAAACCCGGTGGCCCGCACTACGTCCTGCGCTGGACGTCTCCGCAGGCCGTCAAGGAAACGCGCGTGGCCCTGGCAGACTGGCGCTACGCCTGCATGCAGTGA